The Candidatus Angelobacter sp. DNA segment TACGAGGCCCTTCATCAACCCTGGCGGCTCTAAGCCCCGCGCAAAGGGAATCGTTTTCCAGGTGTAATCGATAGTCTGGCGCCGGGACCACCGGTTGCGGCCCACATGAACTCGTGATGCGGTCAAAATGGTCGTTCCGGCGTGTTTTCGTGCCAACGGACGTCCCCGGTGGGCTGCACCCTTTCCGCGCCATTGCCGTAGCCGTGGCCCGTTGCTTCAAATCCGCCTATCAGGGCGGAAACTGCGACTCCGGCGATCAGCGCCAAAGATAGTTTGCCACGGTCGTGAGCGTGAAACTGCAATTCCGGCAGCAAGTCGCTCGTGGCGATGCTCAAAAAGGTGCCTGCCGTGAACGCCAGCACCGCTCCGAGGAGGTGCGGTGCTGTCCGCGAAAACTGTTCGGCACCCAGATAAAACAGGAGTATCCCAACAGGGTTGGCAAGAGCGAAAAGACCGTTGATCCAGTGACGCAGAGCCCTCGGCGCCCCGCTCACGGCCAGCAACATGCCAACAGCCAGCGCGTCAAATGGCTTGTGGAGAAAAATTACCAGAAAGGTTCCAAGACCGAGCAGACCGTGTGTGTGCCCCGCGTACTTGTCGAGTTCCACGCTCGCAGCAAGTGCAACGCCATCCAGCAACGTGTGAAGTGTCAGTCCCGCGGCCGCCCCCACCCATGACAGGTGCCGCGCCGATTTATCCGCCAGTGTCTGTTCACAGTCAGCCGTTCCGTATTGATCACCGACTGAGACCGCTCCCTCATTGTGCCGATGCGTCTCTGGGGCTTCTTCAGGTACGTCATGATGATGAAAATGGAGGTAGCGCTGCGCGAAAAACATGCTGAGGAATCCCCCCATCAACCAGCCCATCGTCGAATCGGCAGAGCGAAGTTGTTCCCAGGCATGTGGTGCCAGGTGCAGGATTGCCACACCCAACATCAAACCTGCGACGAAACTTGTTGCGATCTGGATGCGTGTGTGTGTCAGGCGCACCAGCAGTGGCAACCACCCTCCCGCCAGCGACGCCAGCAGAATCAAAGTGCAGTAACCGGTTAGGAGAATCAAGGATGCCGCATGGCCACCTGAATTATTCACGCTCGAACTGATCCGCGGCGCACATGCATTTTCCACCACCGAAGGTTCATTCAGCCGCGAAATGCTCCGGCGCGCCCCTTCAGCCGAAGGGAAAACCGCCTACTTCATCAACAGCATCTGTCGGGCGCGCTTAATGGCACGGTTTAATCGCCGCTGGTAGTGTGCCGGAAGTCCCGTGTACTTGCGAGGAAGAATGCGACCCGCATCGGTAACGAACTGTCTGAGCAAGTTGACATTTTTGTAATCGAGCGCGTCCGCCGTGAAATCGATTTTCGGCTTGGGCCGGGGAGTGCGGATCTCCGACGCCCCTCTCCCGCGTGATCCCCGAGTGGGTTTGTCCGTGTGGGTCTTGCGTGGCATATTTGGCTATTTGATTTCCCGGTGAAGCGTATGGCGTCGGAGAAAAGGATTGTACTTTCTGAGTTCCACCTTTTCCGTCTTCAACTTCTTGTTGCGGCTGGTAAGATAGCGAGAGGGCGGTTTTCCTTCCTTCCGCGCCTCGGTGCATTCAAGCGTTACGATTTCTCTCGGCATGAGCTACTCTTTCTCCTTGGCGGGCTTTTCCTCGACTTCATCATCTTCCTCGACTTCCGAGGCGCCGGCTGAATCCACAGAACCCAGCGCACCAAGGCGTCGCTGCCGCAAGGCTCCGTCCTTCTCAAGCTGCGCCTGTGCCTCAACCGTGAACCGCGTCCAGGGGATCGCGTCCAGCCTCGCCTTGGGGATCGCTTTGCCCGTCAATTCGCACACGCCGTAAGTATTTTTTTCGATTCGTTTGAGAGCCTCTTCGATTTCGTAAACCGCATCCTGATCAGAAGAGAGCAGGCTGAGTGCGAAATCCCGGTCAAAATTGTCGGTGCCGGAGTCGGCCATGTGCAGGCTGTAGCCGGGCATTTCCTCGGCCGATTCCTTGGCCAGCCCGCTCATCTGACTCTGAAGCCGTTCGCGAAGTTCCAGCAGCGTGTTGTAATACTTGATCCACTCGGGTTTGATCTTCACGGTCCCGTTGCCGGGATTGCGTCTGGAAGCGGCGGCAGCCCTGCCCAGTATGGCTGCAGCCGTGGCTGAACCCAGTTCTTTGCCTGCCGATTTTCCGGCCGCCCTTTTTATGGTCTTTTTCTTCGTTGTCACAGTCAGTCAGTGCGTCTCAACGGGGGAAATCCCGTTAGCCTCGCCGCGTCAGCCGAAAGCCAGCACGTCGAGGGCGCGTGAATGTAGCAAAGGAAATTAAAAGCGCCACAAAAATTTTCAGTTGATTTAATAGTGAAAATCCCGCGCCTTCAAACCGGCCGACGACGTATCGTCCTCCTTCCGTCGCTCCCCGCCCTACCCCTTTTCAATACAGGCATAAGCGTTGTGATTGTGAATACTCTCGAAGTTTTCCGCCTCCGCCTTGTACCATGTCACATCTGGATGAGCGTTGAGTTTGAGCGCAACGTTGCGGACCAGATCCTCGACAAACACGGGGTTTTCATAGGCCCGCTCCGTCACCGCCTTTTCGTCCTGCCGCTTTAACAATGAGTACAACTCGCTGCTCGCCGAGCCTTCGATGATGGATATCAAATCCTCGATCCAGATGGCCCGCTTCGAACGAATCTGCACGGTCACCAGGCCGCGTTGATTGTGCGCTCCGAACCGCGCGATGGCCTTGGAGCAAGGACATAGGGTTGTGACGCCCACCCGCACGGTCAGCACGAAATCGATTTCCCTGCCGCAGGCTGTCGCATCGAACCGTGCCGTGTAAT contains these protein-coding regions:
- the rpmG gene encoding 50S ribosomal protein L33, with the protein product MPREIVTLECTEARKEGKPPSRYLTSRNKKLKTEKVELRKYNPFLRRHTLHREIK
- the rpsR gene encoding 30S ribosomal protein S18; its protein translation is MPRKTHTDKPTRGSRGRGASEIRTPRPKPKIDFTADALDYKNVNLLRQFVTDAGRILPRKYTGLPAHYQRRLNRAIKRARQMLLMK
- the folE2 gene encoding GTP cyclohydrolase FolE2, giving the protein MGLEGKPRAKLHDKQSERDYRELRIDKVGVRGMRFPIQVRDKARSLQNTIATIGMYVDLPKEFKGTHMSRFIEVLHAHGSVVHVENITDILYAMQEKLKAATAHLEMEFPFFLVKKAPESGREGVMDYTARFDATACGREIDFVLTVRVGVTTLCPCSKAIARFGAHNQRGLVTVQIRSKRAIWIEDLISIIEGSASSELYSLLKRQDEKAVTERAYENPVFVEDLVRNVALKLNAHPDVTWYKAEAENFESIHNHNAYACIEKG
- a CDS encoding TraR/DksA family transcriptional regulator → MTTKKKTIKRAAGKSAGKELGSATAAAILGRAAAASRRNPGNGTVKIKPEWIKYYNTLLELRERLQSQMSGLAKESAEEMPGYSLHMADSGTDNFDRDFALSLLSSDQDAVYEIEEALKRIEKNTYGVCELTGKAIPKARLDAIPWTRFTVEAQAQLEKDGALRQRRLGALGSVDSAGASEVEEDDEVEEKPAKEKE
- a CDS encoding ZIP family metal transporter: MILLTGYCTLILLASLAGGWLPLLVRLTHTRIQIATSFVAGLMLGVAILHLAPHAWEQLRSADSTMGWLMGGFLSMFFAQRYLHFHHHDVPEEAPETHRHNEGAVSVGDQYGTADCEQTLADKSARHLSWVGAAAGLTLHTLLDGVALAASVELDKYAGHTHGLLGLGTFLVIFLHKPFDALAVGMLLAVSGAPRALRHWINGLFALANPVGILLFYLGAEQFSRTAPHLLGAVLAFTAGTFLSIATSDLLPELQFHAHDRGKLSLALIAGVAVSALIGGFEATGHGYGNGAERVQPTGDVRWHENTPERPF